In one window of Nakamurella sp. PAMC28650 DNA:
- the crcB gene encoding fluoride efflux transporter CrcB — protein sequence MSDPRPPGNEPASTDPDVDLRDVSQRREYGARHPAVLGVIAVGGVIGALLRYQIGRWWPTPTDHFPSATLTINLTGCLAIGVLLGVIGEMSSPPPLLRPFLGTGVLGGFTTFSTYAVDIQTLLRHGDAGIALAYLFATAAGAVAAVGLGLYLGRRLFPRADGTDAGGPLR from the coding sequence ATGTCAGACCCCCGGCCACCGGGTAACGAACCCGCGTCGACGGATCCCGACGTCGATCTGCGTGACGTGTCGCAACGTCGGGAGTACGGCGCCCGTCATCCGGCGGTGTTGGGCGTGATCGCCGTCGGCGGTGTCATCGGGGCGCTCCTGCGATACCAGATCGGGCGCTGGTGGCCGACTCCGACGGATCACTTCCCGTCCGCAACCCTGACCATCAATCTCACCGGCTGCCTGGCCATCGGCGTCCTGTTGGGTGTGATCGGCGAGATGAGTTCGCCGCCGCCGCTGCTCAGGCCATTCCTGGGTACCGGGGTGCTCGGAGGTTTCACCACCTTCTCGACCTACGCGGTGGACATCCAGACGCTGTTGCGACACGGCGACGCCGGCATCGCACTGGCCTACCTGTTCGCAACGGCAGCGGGCGCCGTCGCGGCCGTCGGCCTCGGCCTGTACCTCGGCCGACGTCTGTTCCCGCGTGCCGACGGCACCGACGCCGGAGGGCCGCTCCGATGA